GTGCGGGGCAAGGGGCGCCACCAGCTGCTGATGCACCCCGACGACCTTGCGTCCCGGTCGTTGCTGGACGGAGCGACGGTCGCCGTCACGTCACGCGTCGGCACGGTCCGGGTCGAGGTCGCTGCGACCGACGACATGATGCCGGGAGTGGTGAGCCTTCCCCACGGCTACGGCCACCAGCGCGGCGGCACCGCCACGGGCATGCGCCGGGCGGCCGACGTACCCGGCGTATCGATCAACGACCTCACCGACCCCGAACGCCTGGACGTGTCCGGCAACGCCGCGTTGAGCGGCGTGCCGGTCACGGTCCAGGCGTGTTGAGGCAGGCCGGTCAGGCACGGACCCCGTCCAGGATGCCGCGCACCTCCTCGGCCGACGGCGCCGAGCGGAGCCGCTCGACCTGGTCGGCGTCGACGAACACCGACGCGAGCTTCGACAGCAGCGCGAGGTGGTCGTTGCCGGCACCGGCAATGCCGACGACGAACTCGGCCGGCTTGCCGTTCCAGTCGATCCCGTCGGGGTAGCGCACGAACGAGATCGCCGTACGACGGATGTCGCCCTTGGCCTCGTTGGTGCCGTGCGGGATGGCAAGCAGGTTGCCCATGTGCGTCGACACGGACTTCTCCCGCTCGTGCATCGCATCGACGTACGACGGGGCGACCGCACCCGACGCGACGAGCAGCTGGCCCGCCTCGGTGATGGCTTCGTCGCGCGTCGTGGCCGAACCCGACAAGACGATGGCCTCGTCGGCGAGCACGCTGCCGTCAGTGCCCGGCTCGTCGTCGGCGACCGCGGCGGGTGCGGCAGCCGGAGCTGCTGTCTCGGACCCGTTGGTCTGACGCACCAGCTCGACGATCTCGTCGTACCGGGGACTGCCCATGAAGTTGTCGACGGACACGTGGACCGCCGAGCCCGCTCGCTGTCGGGCGCGGTCGGTGAGGTCCTGGTGGGTGACCACCACGTCCCAGTCGTCGTTCAGGCTCGAGATCGCCTTGTTGACCACCGTCACTTCGTCGAAGCCGGCCGCCTGGATCTTCTTGCGCAGCACAGAGGCACCCATCGCGGACGATCCCATGCCGGCGTCGCAGGCGAAGACGATGTTGCGGATGGGCTGCCCGGGCGCTGCGGCACCCGCTCCGAGCAGTGCGCCAACAGCCGACTGCTTGCCCTTGCGGGCCTCCATGTCGGCCGTGGCAGCGGAGAGGTCGCCCTCGTCAGCGGTCCGGTCGATCTTGAGCAGGAACGACGCGACGAGGAACGACACGCCAGCAGCGACTATGACGGAGGTGGTCACGCCGAGGAGGCTGCCGGGAGGCGAAGCGGTCCACACGGCGATGATGGAGCCCGGCGAGGCCGGCGAGCGAAGGCCGGAGCCGAAGGCCACGTTGGTGGCCACACCGGACATGCCGCCAGCCATGACAGCGAGCACCAGCTTGGGCTTCATCAGCACGTACGGGAAGTAGATCTCGTGGATGCCGCCGATGAACTGGATCAAGATGGCGCCGGGCGCGGACGCCTTCGCGGCACCCTTGCCGAAGAACATGAAGGCGAGCAGCAGACCCAGGCCGGGGCCGGGGTTGGCCTCGAGCAGGAACAGGATCGACTTGCCCTTGTCGACGGCCTCTGCGGTGCCGAGCGGGGTCAGGATGCCCTGGTTGATCGCGTTGTTGAGGAACAGGATCTTGGCCGGCTCGATGAAGATGGACGTGAGCGGCAGCAGGTTGTTCTCGACGAGCGTGTCGACGACGTTTGACGCCAGGTCGCTGAACCGCTCGACGAACGGGCCGGCGAGGAAGAACCCGACGACCGCGAGGAAGCCACCCCAGATGCCGGCCGAGAAGTTGTTGACCAGCATCTCCAGGCCGGGCCGGATCCTGTGCGACCAGAGCGCGTCGAGGCGCTTCATGGACCAGCCGCCGAGCGGGCCCATCACCATCGCGCCGAGGAACATCGGCACGCCGGCGCCGGCGATGGCGCCCATCGTGGCGATGGCGCCGACGACGCCACCACGCATGTTGTCGTCGTAGCTCATCCGGCCGCCGGTGTAGCCGATCAGCAGCGGCAGCAGGTAGGTGATCATCGGGTCGACGATGCCGCCGCCGGCGTAGTCGCCCCACCCACCGAGGTGGGAGATCGGGCCGTAGCCGCCGTCGTAGCCGATCCAGTCACCGATCAGGGTGATCCAGCCGGTCTCGATGAACAGGGCAGTGATCAGGCCCCAGGCGATGAACGCGCCGATGTTGGGCAGGACCATGTTGGAAAGGAACGTGCCGAACTTCTGCACGTGGACGCGCATCCCCGCGCGGGGTGCGCCGGTGGTTGTGGACATGTGCTTCCTCCGACAAAGGGACCGAATGAGCGTCCCCGTGACTCTCGTCACAAGAACTTGCCTCGCAGTAAACCGCACATTCGGGCCTATTGCCAAGCACTCGGGCAGGATTCATGCCCGTTAGTGTGGATTTCTCTCCAGCTTTCCCGCTAGCGTGGCCTCCGCACCAGTCGCACGACCGTCGACTCGAGAGGAACAACCGATGAAGGCACTGCGCTTCTACGCCCCCGAGGACGTCCGGCTGGAGGAAGTGCCCGAGCCTGAGTGCGGGCCCGACGAGATCAAGCTCAAGGTCAAGAACTGCTCCACCTGCGGCACCGACGTGAAGATCTTCCACAACGGCCACCAGAACCTCACTCCCCCGCGCACCATCGGTCACGAGATCGCCGGCGAGGTCGTCGAGATCGGCGCCGACGTCACGGGCGACTGGTCGGTCGGCGACCGCGCCCAGGTCATCGCCGCCGTGCCCTGCGGTGATTGCTACGAGTGCGAGAAGGGCTGGATGGCGGTCTGCCAGAACCAGACCTCGGTCGGCTACCAGTACGACGGCGGCTTCGCCGAGTACATGATCGTGCCGCGCCAGGTGCTCAAGGTCGACGGGCTCAACAAGATCCCCGACAATGTGGGGTACGACGAGGCGTCGGCCGCGGAGCCGTTCGCGTGTGCCATCAACGCCCAGGAGCTCCTCGGCATCGAGGCCGGTGACACCGTGGTCGTCTTCGGCGCGGGGCCGATCGGGTGCATGCACATCCGCATCGC
This is a stretch of genomic DNA from Nocardioides sp. InS609-2. It encodes these proteins:
- a CDS encoding molybdopterin dinucleotide binding domain-containing protein, which produces MPERLQTRDKRLDLAPRLVLDDLARLAAAPAPTADELLLIGRRHQRDNNSWMHNSDRLVRGKGRHQLLMHPDDLASRSLLDGATVAVTSRVGTVRVEVAATDDMMPGVVSLPHGYGHQRGGTATGMRRAADVPGVSINDLTDPERLDVSGNAALSGVPVTVQAC
- a CDS encoding PTS mannitol transporter subunit IICBA, encoding MSTTTGAPRAGMRVHVQKFGTFLSNMVLPNIGAFIAWGLITALFIETGWITLIGDWIGYDGGYGPISHLGGWGDYAGGGIVDPMITYLLPLLIGYTGGRMSYDDNMRGGVVGAIATMGAIAGAGVPMFLGAMVMGPLGGWSMKRLDALWSHRIRPGLEMLVNNFSAGIWGGFLAVVGFFLAGPFVERFSDLASNVVDTLVENNLLPLTSIFIEPAKILFLNNAINQGILTPLGTAEAVDKGKSILFLLEANPGPGLGLLLAFMFFGKGAAKASAPGAILIQFIGGIHEIYFPYVLMKPKLVLAVMAGGMSGVATNVAFGSGLRSPASPGSIIAVWTASPPGSLLGVTTSVIVAAGVSFLVASFLLKIDRTADEGDLSAATADMEARKGKQSAVGALLGAGAAAPGQPIRNIVFACDAGMGSSAMGASVLRKKIQAAGFDEVTVVNKAISSLNDDWDVVVTHQDLTDRARQRAGSAVHVSVDNFMGSPRYDEIVELVRQTNGSETAAPAAAPAAVADDEPGTDGSVLADEAIVLSGSATTRDEAITEAGQLLVASGAVAPSYVDAMHEREKSVSTHMGNLLAIPHGTNEAKGDIRRTAISFVRYPDGIDWNGKPAEFVVGIAGAGNDHLALLSKLASVFVDADQVERLRSAPSAEEVRGILDGVRA
- a CDS encoding zinc-dependent dehydrogenase, with protein sequence MKALRFYAPEDVRLEEVPEPECGPDEIKLKVKNCSTCGTDVKIFHNGHQNLTPPRTIGHEIAGEVVEIGADVTGDWSVGDRAQVIAAVPCGDCYECEKGWMAVCQNQTSVGYQYDGGFAEYMIVPRQVLKVDGLNKIPDNVGYDEASAAEPFACAINAQELLGIEAGDTVVVFGAGPIGCMHIRIARGVHQAGPVYLVDVNADRLKMSADAVQPDEVIDGSKVDVVERVMELTGGRGADVIITATAANITQEQAISMAARNGRISFFGGLPKTDPFIKCDSNVVHYRQLHIHGANGSAPEHNKRALEYISSGQVPVKDLITRHIPLDDVLSAFSIVKNGEAIKVTVEP